In Sporosarcina sp. PTS2304, a genomic segment contains:
- a CDS encoding ATP-dependent endonuclease, whose protein sequence is MIEKVIIKNFKSIESLSLNVDEDINIIVGDNEQGKSTILEAINLALTAYLNKRSIHNEISPFIFNRKTVNTYLNFLRDEKTVEPPKILIEVYFQENETVASLKGTNNSLKEDTWGISLSIELDEEFTEEYKEYIKNPNDINNIPIEYYTVKWYSFAFSPLTTRSNPVKCVLIDATEGKAWNGTERYISSIIGNTLDLKQKVALNVNYRDLKESFSSIDTIKNINTSLSSKTGEISDKGLSISLDVSQKSGWESHLTAYLDDIPFDLIGKGEQNSIKLKLSLETNLGDVHVILIEEPETHLSYTNMSKLVKQISEKCVGKQLLITTHSTYVLNKLGLDHVIFLNKGNTMTLKDLDKDTYNYFKKLPGYDTLRLILSEKAILVEGPSDELIVQKAYSQKYGRLPIENGVDVITIRGLSFKRYLEIADKLSKNVSVITDNDGDIEKNIIKKYGERYLNHPSISINYGIDENYRTLEPQLVKVNGVDFLNKILDVDYPTEEALIKYMTSPSKKSECAMQLFDSDEILKIPKYIENAI, encoded by the coding sequence ATGATTGAAAAAGTAATTATTAAAAACTTTAAATCGATAGAATCTTTATCTCTAAATGTTGATGAAGATATTAATATTATTGTAGGGGATAACGAGCAAGGAAAATCTACAATACTGGAAGCCATAAACTTAGCACTTACTGCATATTTGAACAAAAGAAGTATACATAATGAAATATCCCCTTTTATTTTTAATAGAAAAACTGTTAACACATATCTTAATTTTCTTCGAGATGAAAAGACAGTTGAACCTCCAAAAATTCTAATAGAGGTATACTTTCAAGAAAATGAAACAGTAGCAAGTTTGAAAGGAACAAATAACTCATTAAAAGAAGATACCTGGGGAATTAGTTTGTCAATAGAGTTGGATGAAGAGTTCACGGAAGAATACAAAGAGTACATTAAAAATCCGAATGATATTAATAATATTCCTATCGAGTATTATACTGTTAAATGGTATTCATTTGCTTTTTCTCCATTGACGACTCGAAGTAATCCCGTAAAATGTGTGCTTATAGATGCCACTGAAGGGAAAGCTTGGAATGGAACAGAAAGATATATTTCCAGTATTATTGGGAATACATTGGATTTAAAACAAAAAGTAGCATTGAACGTGAACTACAGAGACTTAAAAGAAAGTTTTTCTAGCATAGATACTATCAAAAATATCAATACTAGCTTATCGAGTAAGACGGGAGAGATATCAGATAAAGGTTTAAGTATATCATTAGACGTTTCTCAAAAGAGTGGCTGGGAAAGCCATTTAACAGCTTATCTAGATGATATACCTTTTGATTTAATCGGAAAAGGTGAACAAAATTCCATCAAATTAAAACTATCCTTAGAAACTAACTTAGGAGATGTGCATGTTATTTTAATAGAAGAGCCTGAGACTCATTTATCATATACTAACATGAGCAAATTGGTTAAGCAGATTTCTGAGAAATGCGTAGGAAAGCAATTATTAATTACTACTCACAGCACTTATGTTTTGAATAAACTCGGTTTAGATCACGTTATTTTTCTGAACAAGGGTAATACAATGACTTTAAAAGACCTTGATAAAGATACTTATAATTATTTCAAAAAGCTTCCTGGTTATGATACTCTTCGATTAATTTTAAGCGAAAAGGCTATTTTAGTAGAAGGGCCATCCGATGAATTGATAGTTCAAAAAGCATATTCACAAAAATATGGAAGACTTCCAATTGAAAATGGAGTGGATGTAATTACGATAAGAGGTCTTTCGTTTAAGCGGTATTTGGAGATTGCCGATAAATTGTCAAAGAATGTTTCTGTCATTACGGATAATGATGGTGATATTGAAAAGAATATAATTAAAAAATATGGTGAAAGATACTTAAACCACCCTAGTATCAGTATTAATTACGGTATTGATGAAAATTATAGAACATTAGAGCCACAGCTCGTTAAAGTAAATGGCGTGGATTTTTTGAATAAAATTTTAGACGTTGATTACCCTACTGAAGAAGCGTTAATAAAATATATGACAAGTCCAAGTAAGAAAAGCGAGTGTGCGATGCAATTATTTGATAGTGATGAAATTCTGAAGATACCGAAGTATATAGAAAATGCAATATAA
- a CDS encoding UvrD-helicase domain-containing protein codes for MQYNNEVIIAAAGSGKTSELICKSNKMLNKRILITTFTIENSEEIKRKFFEDSGCTPSNVKIQTWFSFLLSDGVRPYQNFLYDKNRIENIEFVTGRSTNYVRKSHTERYYFRSGKYIYTDKMCDFIMEVNRLSNRAIIKRLESLYDVIMIDEVQDLAGYDLDFLFELFKSKIKIIVVGDNRQAVLFTNNSAKNKNKKGEHIFNLFKEWEDKGLCIIRYKTDCYRSNQEICDLADLLYPEMPKTKSLNKEATGHDGVFHITSQEIGSYISKYKPQVLRYDRKTKFEGDSLPLNFRKSKGLTFDRVLILCNGPLNKFLKSGDFQTHLKSRAPYYVAFTRARHSVCFVSNEKKIKNEYIKSYTPE; via the coding sequence ATGCAATATAATAACGAAGTAATAATTGCTGCTGCCGGGTCTGGAAAAACAAGTGAACTAATTTGTAAGTCAAATAAAATGTTAAATAAAAGAATTTTAATTACCACATTTACTATTGAAAATTCTGAGGAAATAAAAAGGAAGTTTTTTGAGGACTCAGGATGTACTCCTTCCAACGTAAAGATTCAGACTTGGTTTTCATTTTTATTAAGCGATGGTGTAAGGCCTTATCAAAATTTTTTATATGATAAGAATAGAATTGAAAACATCGAGTTTGTCACTGGCCGATCTACGAATTATGTAAGAAAGAGTCATACTGAAAGATATTATTTTAGATCTGGGAAATATATTTATACGGATAAAATGTGCGACTTTATCATGGAAGTTAACAGACTCTCTAATCGAGCGATTATTAAAAGACTAGAGAGTTTATATGACGTAATTATGATTGATGAAGTGCAAGATTTAGCTGGGTATGACTTAGATTTTCTATTTGAACTATTTAAGTCGAAAATTAAAATTATAGTGGTAGGCGATAACCGACAAGCGGTACTATTTACCAATAATTCAGCCAAAAATAAGAACAAAAAAGGTGAGCATATCTTTAACCTTTTTAAAGAGTGGGAGGATAAAGGACTTTGTATAATTAGATATAAAACAGATTGTTATAGAAGCAATCAAGAAATTTGTGATTTAGCAGATTTACTTTATCCAGAGATGCCTAAAACAAAATCTTTAAATAAGGAAGCAACAGGACATGATGGTGTATTTCATATTACTAGCCAAGAAATTGGAAGTTATATATCAAAATATAAGCCGCAAGTATTGCGATATGATAGAAAAACAAAATTTGAAGGTGATAGCCTTCCATTGAATTTTAGAAAGTCGAAAGGCCTTACGTTTGATCGAGTTTTGATATTATGTAATGGTCCATTAAATAAATTTTTAAAATCTGGGGATTTTCAGACACATTTAAAATCTAGAGCCCCATATTACGTTGCTTTTACAAGAGCGAGACACAGTGTTTGTTTTGTAAGCAATGAAAAAAAAATAAAGAATGAGTATATTAAAAGTTACACACCTGAATAA